The Homalodisca vitripennis isolate AUS2020 unplaced genomic scaffold, UT_GWSS_2.1 ScUCBcl_8577;HRSCAF=16734, whole genome shotgun sequence genomic interval TTTggttacttttaaactttttaaaatttaacagaaagAACAATTTGTACCATAAATAAGTAGTGAAAATGCTTGTCACACTATTGCCACCATGCAAGTATTTCCAAAAAATACTATGGTCAACCTACAGTCAATGTCCAGCCCCAAATTAGAGTAGTCTTGTCGACCTGTTGTTGACACACCAACATTCCTGCGATTGAGCTATAATTGATTGTCACCCTCAAAGGGTTACAGTACTGTGACTTTATGCAGTCAACTTTTGATTATACTTGGTAATCAACGGCAAGCCTCCCACGGTTAACCAAACACAGTTAAAACAAAGGGAGCCATTAACCCTGTTAAACTAGTAATTAATTGCTAAATAAAAAGGTTTTCGGGTTAAAACTCACCTCATAAGAGCGTTTGTAATTCCACTTACATCGTCTATTTAGTTGAGAATAAAAAcatgttacataatttaatatccacaaaaattaataaacaatgtacaatatttacaatttaaaagatgAGTTTATGATTACTTAATAACTCGTTGGAAGGAATCGATCATTGTTTTTTGTATTCTTGCAGCAGCTTCCTTCCTTATTTTTGTCGAATGTAACTACCTCAAAACCAGTTTGTCACAAAGCAAACTATCTTCCTAGCCCTCCAAATAACCTAGTAAACACTCAAAGTGATTTATTGCTGTTTCGTTGCGTGACCTTGGGCTCAGCCAGCAATTCCTCATCATTCCCTTACACCCATCCCCATCAACTTCCACTATCAacaaatgccatatcacaatttCATCATCTTCAAAACTTTGTAAGATTAACAACTTTTTGTCAATATTTAACCAGTTATCATCAACAGATTCATGACAATTAAGTAGAATAACGGCTGTGGGGAAAGATATTTCTGGAAAAAAACAAAACGGTGGAGTCTAAAAACAGCCACAATTAAAACACTTGCTACTAGTGAACAGACAGACATACACAGCGGCTTTCATGCAGGCCACATAGTCAGTCTGTGTATTGTTATTAGGACTGCTCTTTTTTTACTCACTATAATGCCAAACCGGTActtgacatttttaaactttatctcACCTCTTATCTCCAAACTTTTTATACTCaattaaattacagaataatttactTGATTATATATTGAACATAATtaccattaataaaaatgtataagtggCAACAAAAACTTTGTAAAAGGTATCAGAAATTAGTTTATGCTCCCAAAAATGAAATTCTAGATACATAcctgattaaatttaattttaaactttcctgTGGAGTAAGTGATGTATTTTATCCCATTTTGTGTTATCTTACATGCGTTTTTGTACAGATGACAACGAGTGCCTGCGTATCCCGAGTCCTTGCCGAGGCAACGCACAGTGTGTCAACTCCTCCCGGAAGTTTCGAAGTGCCAGTGTCCCGAGGGGTATAAGCTCGGCATGAGCATGAGGGACTGTGTAGGTGAGCTGAAATCGATTTTATTCTTGAAAAGTAGTAATCTATTGTGGTTCAGTGTGTTTTAATTTCATCAAGACATATTTTACTGTTGAAAAAACTAAGTTTCTATTGTAACCTCCAGATATAGATGAGTGCCTCGAGCGGCCTGGTATATGCGAGAACGGTGATTGTAACAACTTCCAAGGCAGTTTCCAATGCGTGTGTCACAACGGATACCAGCTGACCGCATCGCGCGAGACCTGCACAGACACGGATGAGTGTACGCGACACCCGAACATCTGTAATAACGGCACCTGCATCAATGCCATTGGCAGCTTCAAGTGCCATTGTTTCCCGGGGTTCAAAACTGAGCCATAATAATGACTGCATTGGTAAGTGAGGGCAAGGTTTTGCTGTAGCAAGTAGTAGCGATAACAAATAAAAGTTGTTGATCCTTTGTGACTAAAAACAGCAATTTATAAAACTGAGGCATGAAACATTTCCTTtgtatttgtagttttttatcatttaatccCTATGATATGAgatattgattgttttataacttaattgTAATAGCTGTTACtaggtaaaattaaatatatgtagattATGCTGTAATAAGCTATACATTCAAAAAGTTTCCGACCTCCTTTTGCTGCCCAGTTATTATGTAATCAACTGTCCAAGATTGTTTACGGGAAGGATAGGTGATCACTTTCAAGACTGCCAATCAGGCATTACCTGTGCTCCGCCCATTCATGAGTCACAGGATTCTGCTTTGTATGTTATTACATGTGCTATCATCCCATTTCTCAACAGCTGAAGTCTTGAGCAGAGAGTTTGCAGAGAGTTGGCCATTCTGCTTTAGAGAAAATCTCTGTGATACACAAagcttttgaaaacaaatctatGGATGGAAGACAGATAAAATAGTGGTTTAGACGATTCTGGATGGCCACACTTCAGTGAAGAGTGACCTGTAATTCCTGGCAGGCCTGTAAAAGCCAGAAATTCAGTAAAACGGTTCatttcaaaatcttttatgtaaattttcaCAAATCAATTGATGGGTGTTCGTTGATTGCCACACAAACACGTTCAAGGTTGCAAGACTTCAGACCGTTTTAATGCTTGCGGGTCAACTCGTCAATAAAATCAACAGCCATCCTTTGAATTGCCTACACCATCTTTTATCATAGTATCACCCATAAATTTCTTCACAAAATGCTTTTTGTATCATAGAGCTGTTCTCTGAACCAGAATGTCCAAGTTTCCAACAAAACTTCATTATAACTTTTTGCTTAAAACCACAATTGACCGTAGTGAAATGCGATATAAGCACATGTAATTGCATGAAGCAGGGCATTGTGACTCATGTACTGGAAGGAGCTCAGGGAATGCCTGGTGGCATTCTCAAATCTTAAAAGGGTTTTCCCTATATCCCCATAACTGGTCTGAGACGGTCAGTTCTCGTAATAGTTGGCCCAGCAAAAGCACAAACTTGGTTGAATACTTTTCGGACAAACCAGTTACTTTgtaacaaattaacatttatcTTTGGTCAAAAGTAAATTGAATCTGAATATGGAaccaaggtttaaaaaaattaataattgaaatagtattttttgtgtaaaataaattagaattgtCTCTTACTATAAAATTTCACCAGATTGGTATTTTTCtgcaatataaacaattttgcaCAATATTGCTGAATTGGGGattgaaaacttattattaaCTTAGTTTGAAAACACAtatcacatgttttaaaacattttccaaactgTGTTGATGCCAAATATTTAATCTGCCTCCTTCCTTTTTCAAGTAAAATgaatacaaactatttaaaatctaGCTGTACCAAACagaaacaatatttcataaatttccaTTTGTTTCTAGATGTGGACGAATGTTACATAATGCCATATCTGTGTCGCAACGGACGCTGCCGCAACACAATTGGGTCATTCCGCTGCGAGTGTGCTGATGGCTATACACTCTCACCAGACAGTCAGCACTGCCAGGACATAGACGAAATGTCATGGGAGGTAACGTGCACCAACATTCAGCACACACAATTGAATTCAGTTTGGATAGAATAAATCAAACTTGATGAAACGCTAACATTGTTGATAATACAGGACTCCAAAAATGTGTTTTGGTAGACAGGGAATGGTTGTTGATGATGACAAGAGTTTGAAACATTGTTAACGCATTtaccattctgaatatcctgtcactctgtaAGCAGCACTGAGATTCTTAAACAATTACTGTAAGTGAAATGAGAGATATCCTCAGCTTTTTAtcctaaatgaaaaaaaaaatatttaatggggTTTAAAGTAACAGTAGAAATAGAATAACATGAAttcatatttaacttaattacatttaaaactaaaattacttttgtGATGTTTCTGATGAAGATAGCTTTGCTATCggaaggcctcacaaaaataaaagtgtttagtaTTGGTTTATGGGTTCAAATGTAATTAAGTTgatagtagccaatacaagctccatcttcaacatgaATTAATATgccatttattatataattataactgtatACTATAATAAATCACATGTAGTATTATTATTTCGTTTTCTAAAACATTAACCCACTTTTactatgcaataaaaatataacaactatacaatttataattaaagtttcctttaaaatattgatatttgacTGACTATAATATTAGTCTGTTGTGTTccttaaattacaaacattaataatttacttgtatCTATTCTCAAATAGATGGTTTtaaagaattgttagtaaaagaCAATTTTGTAGGATACAGCATAAATAGGAATATTACAAAACCattgaaattacattaattttctgATGTAACTATAACACCACAACAAAGTTATAGTTGGAATTCCAAAGTATTCCAAGTGCAAGCAGTGTCTGTTGTGCCGAGTGTGAGAGTGTTGGTGTCTCAGACAGGTGGCATGTGTGGACCAGCCGGTCGCTGTCAGAACCTCATGGGCTCCTTCCAGTGTTCCTGCCCCTCCGGCTTCCGGCTCAACCCTAACAAGACCCAGTGTGTAGGTCAGTACATAAGCATTTTCAATTGCAACATCTTTTTCTGATTTCTGTctatcagtttaaaataattctgaGAACACCAAAACAGATATAGTTAAGTGCAGGAGCAGTACATCTCTACCCTGCTGTAAAATCAGAATCCAAGAGGAAGATTTTATCCACTGCAAAGGAAGTGGAGTGGAGTGAATGGCTCTGAGTGGTTTCTCTGGCAAACAATTTGGCTGGTAGAGAGTCCCCCAGTGTGGACAGAGCCGAGAACAGTCATTCTACGTTAGTATGTAGAATGTGGTTGCTATCCTTTATCCTTTGTGTTCAGTCACCCCAgaagtagttataaaaatgtcttaGGTTTTAAGTGTTTTGGCAGGTCCCAAGTTTTACATGtcttatgaaaaaatgtataacaacgagGTAGTCCTAATAACAAGTAGCTTTCAGCATAGTCCTCAAATATGGAGACTGTTTGGAAAGGTAAACCACTATGGAAAGAAGTAACAACTTAAAGGTACAACTATTAGATATTTTCGTCTATAAATTAGTCCTACATGAAGACACTTGTTTATAACTGTACTAATATTATAAGTGCAATGGTGCAACTTTAGCGCAGCGAGTATGGAGGTTATCgcaaaataactgaataaaaaaacatccagtgtggctgctgcttggatgggtgatcaCTGAGCGAATCACACGCAGGTGGATTGCTTGCCAGcagtggtggttcagaagtcagcTTTAGATAgataatataagatttataactgacttgggttatatttataattaaagctATAATGAGACTTTgtcaattatctttattttatggcaataaaaaaatgttaattgattGATTTAAGTCTCCAAGCAAAGTGTATGCCAGGGCCTCTTGgcccctaacttcacctggtgaaATAATACATCCTCTACCTTTATCTTTATATTATAGTTTTCCTagatataacgacttggattataggtatttaatattccacaatatattatgaataaaatgattCAATCATATATCCAagaacgatataaaatattttttgattagtaagctccgagtgaatattcagtaaaatttattactacatttttaactgttaaatattatctggttttgtctaaaataaaaaatcacagttctaaattaaaataatggatttattttaaaatggcaaattaaatagttcaatgcttcagaatttcatcactctttattttccacaaaagaattgacaaactgtttagaaatattaaaaaggtcctttggcaagaaataaaaattttagtcaaatacatcaaactaaaaatcagagctctcttctgaaataaaataataaagttttcaaataaaaatcgaataccacttggaaataactaaaataaaaatgttcacttctaactaagttcaatcaaaattcaaaaataaaaaattacacttctctttccactagttgtaccttaactttcaagtctttgcaattcagatacaactctatcaaacaattaattaaagttcaattaatttccaataaaaaattcacagtaaaaacagttcaaattaaatattaataaattactaaaatttccaaaattcaatcaaagttattaacaaagttcacttttaattcaattcttttcttgcaagtttgaaccaaatgtaacttgtttgattctattgtgctttattgtttcatcaagaatcagttatgcagattgctttgaagtttctataaatttaatttttcctataaaaaagacaacaaaattaatttaatatcagatctggaagactatttcaatataacgtacaataaaattTTAGTGCTTACTTCAAAATCCCTTgcggaaaaaaaatttaggaACGTGgcgcgcactgtcatcaactAACTAACTCacgataaattacaaaaaagggCCGAAAATTATGaagctggcagtttttatagttccccttccaccCCCTTCTGATGGACATATCTGCGGCGTTCTCATCAGTCATTGGCCCAGCCATATCCAACTTGAGAAACAATTAGCCCTcacagatctgacgtaactgcagtacacaagataAGTTCTCATCAATTCAAGGCAGAGAACcaccttcctaataattt includes:
- the LOC124374459 gene encoding fibulin-5-like, producing MPTMCNHGSCLNTPGSFECQCNRGFVYDVESHQCIDDNECLRIPSPCRGNAQCVNSSRKFRSASVPRGISSA